Genomic segment of Umezawaea sp. Da 62-37:
CCGGGCGACGATGTGCCTTTTGCTGCCCGGAAACCCACCCGCACACCACCACTGCTGGCACACCGGTACCGCCGGCGCACCGGTACCGCTGGCACACCACCACCGCCGGCACCGTCACTTCTTGAAGGGCAGCAACCCGGCTGCGACGATCGCGCGGCTCAACGGTCGTGCCAGTTCCACGTATCGTTCCCGTTCCGTCTGGTCCAGTACCGTGTACGGCCCTTCCGCCATCTCGTCGGTCCGACCTTCCACCCGTGCCCGCAATTCCAGGCCGGCCTCGGTCAGCACACCCTCACCGTCGACCAGTCTCCGCACGCGCAGTCCGTCCACCGCTGCCGACCACTCCTCGGTGGACCATCCCCGTGTCCGCCGCAACGCCTCGGCCGTGACCTCGCCGCTGCCGGAGTGCACGACCAGTGCTTCGATGCCGGAGAGTCCTTCCAGCAGCAGTGCGGCGAGGTGTCCGTCGCCGCGGTATTCGCGTAGCAGTGTCTGTGCCCACCACAGCGCGAGCAGTGGTTCCTCGGGCCAGGGCAGTGCCGCGTGTGCAGCGAACAGCGGCCGTCCCTGCGGTGTCTCGCACGCCTTCTCCGCGGCCCGCCGCGCGAGCGCGCCCAGTTCCCCGGTCTGTGTCACCAGGTCGCCCAGGCCGCGCCGCAATGCGGTGTCGGCGGCGTCCAGTCGGGCTGCCAGCAGCGCCTCGGGGGTGGTCTTCTCCCACGCCGCGGGGATGGCCCCGTGTACCAGTGTGGGGTTGAAGTTGTAGAAGGTGGCGATCACGACCTCGGCCGATACCGGTCCCAACGCGGCGGCGCGGGAGGCGAAGTATCCGGCGGTGCGGTCCAGTCCCAGGGCGGCGTAGCGCTGCTGGCCTTCGGGGACGAAGTAGATCATCCCGTGCAGGGGTTCCAGGATCCGCCACAGTTCCCGCGCGTTCGTCACCACGACACTCCTCCGCACTGGGGTACCGACCGGTTGGTACGGCGGTTGTCACGGTACCGGCCGCCCGGTCGGTCGGGGGAGTGGCGCCGTGCGTGACACCCCTCCGATCCCGCCGGTCGTGTTGCCCCTCCGGGTGTGGATCGTGGTCCACCCGCCCCACCCGCCCCGGTTCCTGTCCGCCTCACCCCGCCTCACCCCGCCTCACCCCGCCTCACCCCGCCGCGCCGCGCCGCGTCCTGCCCTGTCGCGTCCCGTCCTGCGGTGTAGCGGTTTGGCCCGGTTCCCGCCGGCCCGGTTCCGGGTTTCGTCTTCGAAGGTCTGTGCGGTTCCGTTTTTCGGGTTGTTCACGCGTAACGCCCCACCAGTCCGGCCCCCAGTCATGCCGGTTCCGCCCGTACCGATTCCGGCCCCGTCACCTCCACCAGCGCCCCCACCCCGCCAGTGGTTGTGCCACCCCCAACGCCGTGTGCGCGGCGACCCGCACTCGAACCCACCCGTCCGTGGTCTCCCACCCCTCCGCCCGGTCCCGCGTCGATTCCGTTGCACCGCTTCCAGTGCCGCGTACCGGCCCACCTGCCGGGCGTCTGCTCGTCGGCGGATCGACAGACCGGCCGTCCCCGTCGCCAACCGGCCAGCGCGGGGCCGGGGGTGTGGCTCACGCGTAACGCCCGACCGGCTCCGCCCCCGACCGCGCCGTCTGCCCTCACCGATCGTGGCTCCCGCACCTGCACCGGTGCGCCCCATCCCGCCGACGGCTGCGCCACCCCCGACGTGGTGTGCGCGGCCACCCGGGCCCGACCCGCTTGTCGGCGTGCTCCAGCACCCGGCGGTGTCGTCAGAGCCGGGATCGCGGCACGGGCGGCGGCCCGGTGGGCAGTGTCACGATCGCCGTCACCGACGACCGCCGCCCTTCCACCTCGTCCACGACCCGTTCCCACGCCCCTGTCGTTTCCGGTGCGGGTACGTGGGTCGCCTCGTCCGCGCGGTCCGGCACCCCCCGGATGCCGTGTCCACGGCCGGTTCCGTGCTACGTGGCCGGGTTCTGCACGGACGCCTCCGGCGACCGGTCCTTCGTGGACTCCGCCGTGCCCGCCCCTTTCCCGCTCGACGGCCCGCGCCCCCGCGCCCCTGCGCTCGCGCCCTCGCGCTCACGTCCTCTGTGGCTGCATGGCCCTATGGCCGCGTGGTCTTATGGGTTGTGGGTTGGTTGTGTGGGTAGTGGTATCGCCCTCTCATACATCCCGGTGTGGAGGTCTTCGCCGTGGGTGGCCCTGGTCAGGACGTCTCCGGCCAGGAATACGAGGTCTTCGGCACGTCGGCAGGTGTCGATCTCGGTCCAGGACACGGGTGTGGACGCGGTCGAAGGTCTGTGCGGGTCCCCTTTTCGGTTGTTCAGGCGTAGCGCCCGACCAACTCCGCCCCCAGCCGTGCCAATTCCGCCCGCACCGACTGCGGCTCCTCCACCTCCACCAGCGCGCCCCACCCCGCCAACGGCTGCGCCACCCCCAGCGCGGTGTGCGCGGCGACCCGTACCCGGACCCGCCCGTCCGTGTGCTCCAGTACCTCGCAGTGTCGCCCGAACTGGGACCGCAGCACCGGCAGTAGCGCGGCGGGCAGTGTCACCACCGCCGTCACCGACGACCGCCGCCCCTCCATCTCGCCCACGACCCGTTCCCACGCCTGCGTCAACTCGAAGTCGTCGGGACGCCGCGCGGGGGTGTCCAGCACGACCGCGTCCACCATGCGGTCCACCCGGAATGTCCGTTGCCCGCTGTCCGTCCCGGCCACCAGGTACCAGACCCCGCCCTTCTCCACCAACCCCCACGGGTCCACCTCCCGCGTGGTCACTTCCCATGCGGTCATCTCCCATGCGGTCATCTCCCGTGTGGCCACTTCCGGCGTGGCCACTTCCGGCGTGGTCGCCTCCCGTGTGGTCACCTCGGGCGTGGTGGTCTCCTGGGAGGGCATCTCCTGTGTGGTGGTGTTCTTTCCCCGACTCGGGTACCCGAACCGCACCCGTACCCGCCGCACCACGGCCGTCTTCAACCGCTCCACCACCTCCTCCGGTCGCCCCCACCCCGACCCGCCGCCGCCCCATCCGGTCGGGTCGACCACCACGGCCCGCGCGGCTGCTTCGGCGTCCGCCCGGAATGTTTCCGGTAGCGCCCTCACCAACTTCCGCAACGCCGACTTCACCGCGGGCGACACCGCCGCCGCGGGCCCCGCCAGCACGAACAACGCTTGCGCCTCGGACGCCGTCAGCCCGCTCAGATCCGTCCGTGCCCCACCCACCAACGACCACCCACCGCCCCGCCCCGGCTGTGGGTACACCGGCACCCCCGCGGTCGACAGCGCCTCGAGGTCCCGTCGCGCCGTGGCCACCGACACCTCCAACTCGGTCGCCAGTTCGGCCGCGGTCACCCGCCCGTGGGCCTGCATCAGCAACAGGGTGGCGACAAGCCGATCAGCTCTCATGCCCGGAAGTCTCCCGGTGAAAGTGCTCATTCGGTGAGCACTTTCACCCACCATCATGGAGCCACCACCCGGAACCGTCGGGAGTCACCACCGGGGGAGCCACCGGGTGCGTCCACCAGGAGCCATCACAGGGGACGACCACCGAGGGTGTCACGGGGGGAGTCGTTGGGGGGCCTCGGGAAACCGTCACCAAGAACCGTCACCGGGAACCGTCGGGAACCACCGGAAGTCACCACCGGGAGCCATTCTCCAGGGGATTGTCGCCGGGGACGGTGAGAACAGCCGGGCGACCGCCTGAGCCTGCCGGGTATTGATCGATTGGAGCTTTTCGTGTTGCGTGGTCTGACCACCGTGTCCTATTTCGCCGCTGATCTGGACGCGGCCACCCGCTGGTACACCGACCTCCTCGGCATCGAGCCCTACTACGTCGTGGAGGGCGGTTACGTCGAATTCCGCATCGGCGACTACCAACACGAGTTGGGCATCGTGAACAGCAAGTACGCCCCCCACACCCCCACCGGTGGTGCGGTCGTCTACTGGGCCGTGGACGACGTCGACACCACCCTCGCCCGCCTCGTCGGACTGGGCGCCGAAATCCACGAGCGCCCCGAGGACCGGGGTGGCGCGGGCTACATCACCGCCACCGTCCACGATCCCTTCGGCAACATCCTCGGCATCATGGCCAACCCGCACTACCACGAAGTCCTCACCTCGATGAAGCAGACCTGACCCCACAACCACACCCGCCACCCCCGATCCCACCGCCGCCCGTAGAACCAGCTCCGACGGCATTCGGCCCTGAGTTGTCGGACCCCGGCCGGCGACGTTGCCATCTGTGCCGGCCGAGAAGCAGCTGTCAGAGGGCTTGGCCCGACTATTGGGGCCCGATCAGCGGTGCGCCGCTCGCGCAGCCGCAGCGTTCCGCCGTACGGCCTCGTCAAAAGTGCGTTCGACCGGGTGTCGGGCTACGTCTTGCCGCTGGGTTGGCGGATCGTCTGCAGTGCGGTGTTCGCCTCCGTCCACGTCGGCTCCACGGTTTCGTGGCTGTGGCCCTCATGGGTTGTTGGTTGGTTGTGTGGGTAGTGCTATCGCCCTCTCATGCATTCCGGTGTGGAGGTCTTCGCTGTGGGTGGCCCTGGTCAGGACGTCTCCGGCCAGGAATACCAGGTCTCCGGCCCGCCGGCAGGTCTGCACTTCGGTCCAGGTCACGGGTGTGGACACGGTCGGTCGTGGTCGGGCTCGCAGGGAGTAGGGGGCGATGGTGGTCCTGTCGGGGTGGTTGGGTGTCCAGTCGATGAGGACTTTCCCGCGTCGTGTGGTCTTGGCGGTGGTGGACACCACCAACCCTGGGTGCCGCGTGGCCAACCGCTGCGCCACGTCCTTCGCGTACCGCGCGGTCTGTCCGGGTGTGGTCGCCCCGACCGGGGCATGAAGCTGTATCCCGGTGGCACCGTCGGTTTTGGCGTAGACGGTCATGCCGTCGTGTTCCAGTTCGGTTCGTACCAGCAGCGTGACCCGGCAGCATTCGACCACCGTGGCCGGGGTCCCAGGGGTCAGGTCGAATACCAGCAGGTCGGGGGAGTGCCACCGACTGTGCAGGTCGAGGGCCCGGTGTGGGATGTGCAGTTCCAGGGCGGTGAGGTTGGCCATCCACACCAACGTCGGCAGGTCCAGCACGAGCACGGAGTCCGCGTACTCCTCGCCACGCACACTCCCCGGTGTCGCGGCGCGTATGACGTGTACCCAGTCGGGGGCGTGTCGGGGGACGTTCCTCTCGTGGAAGCAGGGCCCGTCCACCCCGTCGGGGTACCGGCGCAGCGTCACGGGGCGCCCGGCGAGGTGGGGGAGCAGGACGGGGGCGATGCGGGTGTAGTAGTCGATGACCTCGGCCTTGGTGAATCCGTGTTCGGGGAAGAGGACCTTGTCCAGGTTCGTCAGCCGCAGCACCCGCCCGTCGATCCGTACCGTCGCCGTCTCACCCACCCGGTACTTCCGTCACTCACCCGCGTCGGCGTCAAGATCGCTACCCGCTCCGACTCCGGTACCGCCGTCACTCACCGCACTTCCACCGGCACCGGCGTCCTCACCGTCACCCGCACCCGTACTCCCACCGACGTCCTCACCGGTGCTGGGTTCGGGTTCGGCGGGGGCCAGGATCCAGTCGGGGGATCGGGTGCCGGGGGAGTAGGGGGAGTCCGACCGTTTGGCCAGCACCCCTGGTATCCCCTGTCCGCGTGCGGTGGTGGCCACCGCGTCCCCGTCGTCGGGGAACGAGGGTGGTGTCGACCAGTGCCGACCGGTCAACCCCAACCCCTCCACCAACCCCCGCCGCCGCGTGTAGGGCAGTCCCAGCATCGAGTGGCCCTCCAGGTGCAGCACGTCCACCACCAACAGGGTCACCGGCGAGGTGCCCACCAGTCTCCGTGCCCGCCCGGCCGAGACCACCCCCACCCGCCGCTCCAACGCCTCCGCGTTGGGCCGTCCTCCGGCGAAGGCGACCACGACCCCGTCCAGCACGGCCTGGGTCATCCCCAACCGTGCCCCGACCCCCTGCAACTCCGGGTAGGTCGCGGTGACGTCCCGGCCGGCCCCGGTCGTGAGGGTCACCCGCCCGCCCTCGACCCGCGCCAGCACCCGGACCCCGTCCCACGCGAACTCGTAGGACCACCCCGCCTCCTGAGAGGGCAGGGGCCCGGTCGTGGGCAGCATCGGCGTCAGGCCCTGCGGCAGCGGTATCCAGTCCGGTCGCACCGCCGCATGTCGTCGCCGCACCATCCAGTCCTTCCCCCCGGACCCCGTGCCCGGGGTCCTGTCGCGGCGGAAGAACACGAACTCGCCCCGCACACGCTCCCCGTGCAGGACGACGTGCACCTCGTGGTCGTCCCATTTCACGGTGTCGTAGCGGCCGCGGTCCCAGAGGAACATCTCCCCTCCGCCGTACTCGCCCCGGGGGATCGTCCCGGTGAAGGCGGCGTATTCCAGGGGGTGGTCCTCGGTGTGCACGGCCAACCGGATCGTCCCGGGTTCGGGTGGCAGTCCTTTGGGGACCGCCCACGACACCAGGACCCCGCCGCGTTCCAACCGCACGTCCCAGTGCAGTGACGAGGCGTGGTGTTCCTGGATCACGAACGTGTCGTCCCGCCCGCGGGGAAGCACCCCGGCATCGGCCACCCCAGGGTCCGTCCCGGTGGGGTCGGGCACGGGTTCGGGGGTGCGCTGGGGATCCCGCTTGCGCCGGTACTCCGACAGATCCGCCATCAGAGGAAACCGCCCTTCCGCCCCTTGCCCCACGACTCCTCCGCCACGAACGGCACCACATCCCGGCTTCCGCCGTGACCAGTCGCCCGACCACGTCGCGGTGGCCATCGGTGAAGCCGTCTCCCTCGAACATCCCCACCATGCACCCTGCCAACGACGCCGTCATCCGCGGCGCCCGCGCCCACCCGCCCAAAAGTCGGTTTCAGGCGTCGATCCCGTCGGACCACAGCACAGTGCGCGACACCAGCACCGCCACGACACCCCCTGCGGCCACACCGCGCCCCTGCCTGGGACAAGACGGCAGGACCCCCGGAAGCGGATCGGCCCGATCCGCCCACCCGGCACGGACTCCGACATCCGAACCGACCGACCCGCCCCAATTAGCGCCCACCTGAGGCCTCCCGCTGTCGGGCACCATCCGCCTTGCCACCCACACCGTCGACCGCCCCCCGTACCCCGCGGTGGTCCCGGCGAACACGACTTCTCCCTTGCCGCGCTGGGCACACACGCCTGTACGTGACGCGCCCACCGCCCTCGCGGTGCGCCCGACCCCACCGGAAGCGGTGTCCTCCGCGGTCGGAAGTGCCCACACACCGCCAGCTCACCGCCCGTGACCGGCCCGAAGGGGATCGTGCCGCGCCGGATGACCCCCATGCCCGACTTGCCACCCCGCGACCACAGGCAGCGCACCCCCACACCACCCACACGAACTAACGTGCCGGTGGTGTCCCTCCCCCTCCCGTACCCGCTCCAGGCTCCGCTGCAACGCCACCACCAGATCCACCGCACCGGTCTGCTCGGCGACCCGCGCGGCCGGGATCACCGCCCCCGAGCTCTTCGCGCGGATGACCGCTTCCAAAGCGTCGCGGTAGTCGTCGGTGAACGCCGCGTGATCGAACCGGGCGGTCATCGAGTCCACC
This window contains:
- a CDS encoding SCO6745 family protein encodes the protein MTNARELWRILEPLHGMIYFVPEGQQRYAALGLDRTAGYFASRAAALGPVSAEVVIATFYNFNPTLVHGAIPAAWEKTTPEALLAARLDAADTALRRGLGDLVTQTGELGALARRAAEKACETPQGRPLFAAHAALPWPEEPLLALWWAQTLLREYRGDGHLAALLLEGLSGIEALVVHSGSGEVTAEALRRTRGWSTEEWSAAVDGLRVRRLVDGEGVLTEAGLELRARVEGRTDEMAEGPYTVLDQTERERYVELARPLSRAIVAAGLLPFKK
- a CDS encoding WYL domain-containing protein, whose translation is MRADRLVATLLLMQAHGRVTAAELATELEVSVATARRDLEALSTAGVPVYPQPGRGGGWSLVGGARTDLSGLTASEAQALFVLAGPAAAVSPAVKSALRKLVRALPETFRADAEAAARAVVVDPTGWGGGGSGWGRPEEVVERLKTAVVRRVRVRFGYPSRGKNTTTQEMPSQETTTPEVTTREATTPEVATPEVATREMTAWEMTAWEVTTREVDPWGLVEKGGVWYLVAGTDSGQRTFRVDRMVDAVVLDTPARRPDDFELTQAWERVVGEMEGRRSSVTAVVTLPAALLPVLRSQFGRHCEVLEHTDGRVRVRVAAHTALGVAQPLAGWGALVEVEEPQSVRAELARLGAELVGRYA
- a CDS encoding VOC family protein → MLRGLTTVSYFAADLDAATRWYTDLLGIEPYYVVEGGYVEFRIGDYQHELGIVNSKYAPHTPTGGAVVYWAVDDVDTTLARLVGLGAEIHERPEDRGGAGYITATVHDPFGNILGIMANPHYHEVLTSMKQT
- the ligD gene encoding non-homologous end-joining DNA ligase; this translates as MGETATVRIDGRVLRLTNLDKVLFPEHGFTKAEVIDYYTRIAPVLLPHLAGRPVTLRRYPDGVDGPCFHERNVPRHAPDWVHVIRAATPGSVRGEEYADSVLVLDLPTLVWMANLTALELHIPHRALDLHSRWHSPDLLVFDLTPGTPATVVECCRVTLLVRTELEHDGMTVYAKTDGATGIQLHAPVGATTPGQTARYAKDVAQRLATRHPGLVVSTTAKTTRRGKVLIDWTPNHPDRTTIAPYSLRARPRPTVSTPVTWTEVQTCRRAGDLVFLAGDVLTRATHSEDLHTGMHERAIALPTQPTNNP
- a CDS encoding DNA polymerase ligase N-terminal domain-containing protein, whose translation is MADLSEYRRKRDPQRTPEPVPDPTGTDPGVADAGVLPRGRDDTFVIQEHHASSLHWDVRLERGGVLVSWAVPKGLPPEPGTIRLAVHTEDHPLEYAAFTGTIPRGEYGGGEMFLWDRGRYDTVKWDDHEVHVVLHGERVRGEFVFFRRDRTPGTGSGGKDWMVRRRHAAVRPDWIPLPQGLTPMLPTTGPLPSQEAGWSYEFAWDGVRVLARVEGGRVTLTTGAGRDVTATYPELQGVGARLGMTQAVLDGVVVAFAGGRPNAEALERRVGVVSAGRARRLVGTSPVTLLVVDVLHLEGHSMLGLPYTRRRGLVEGLGLTGRHWSTPPSFPDDGDAVATTARGQGIPGVLAKRSDSPYSPGTRSPDWILAPAEPEPSTGEDVGGSTGAGDGEDAGAGGSAVSDGGTGVGAGSDLDADAGE